The following proteins come from a genomic window of Triticum aestivum cultivar Chinese Spring chromosome 6A, IWGSC CS RefSeq v2.1, whole genome shotgun sequence:
- the LOC123129714 gene encoding dirigent protein 5-like: protein MQGLAVASSKIVLAMMLLLGLAGAAAAHGRRRLVSSTSDEPCMKMTLYWHDILYDGGNNTANATSAGATKPTALSTASWKNGTFFGPALLVVFDDPMTTGEALPVAGEEPAARGQGFYFYNKKDGYNGWFGFSIVFDSPAHKDTLNLVGADLMEEETHDLTVVGGTGDFFMARGITTIRLDAYEGTTYTRIQMDIKLYECYV, encoded by the exons ATGCAAGGCCTCGCGGTGGCATCCTCCAAGATCGTGCTCGCGATGATGCTCCTGCTCGGCCTGGCGGGTGCTGCGGCCGCCCACGGCCGCAGGAGGCTCGTCTCCAGCACCTCCGACGAGCCGTGCATGAAGATGACGCTCTACTGGCACGACATCCTCTACGACGGCGGCAACAACACGGCCAACGCGACGTCCGCGGGGGCGACCAAGCCGACGGCGCTGAGCACGGCCAGCTGGAAGAACGGCACCTTCTTCG gaccggccctgctgGTGGTGTTCGACGACCCGATGACGACGGGGGAGgcgctccccgtcgccggcgaggagcCCGCGGCGCGCGGGCAGGGCTTCTACTTCTACAACAAGAAGGACGGGTACAACGGCTGGTTCGGCTTCTCCATCGTGTTCGACTCCCCGGCGCACAAGGACACCCTCAACCTCGTCGGCGCCGACCTCATGGAGGAGGAGACGCACGACCTCACCGTCGTCGGCGGCACCGGCGACTTCTTCATGGCGCGCGGCATCACCACCATCCGCCTTGACGCCTACGAGGGCACCACCTACACCCGTATCCAGATGGACATCAAACTCTACGAGTGCTACGTCTAA